One stretch of Armigeres subalbatus isolate Guangzhou_Male chromosome 2, GZ_Asu_2, whole genome shotgun sequence DNA includes these proteins:
- the LOC134215104 gene encoding uncharacterized protein LOC134215104, producing the protein MDNRLFLASFAAVVVFAELALIQAQRDCTAPPPPASPKICCPWMDGSTTYNDTIYVECWNRLSHYPLVPIPGGGLAGGPAGCASDCLFNYLELFDRSDSSGTKLIDFYALNEHVREISEPGRYPLMYLALRYCVAEANQRATIFSEIQQQSPPVVPGLDNCNPISGFTMSCLHSYAIRFCPDWTPNEEEGCDELLDFYNQCPLNPY; encoded by the exons ATGGACAACCGTTTGTTTCTTGCATCGTTTGCAGCTGTCGTCGTTTTCGCTGAACTGGCCTTGATCCAAGCCCAGCGAGACTGCACGGCCCCACCGCCACCAGCC AGCCCGAAAATATGCTGCCCCTGGATGGACGGCAGCACCACCTACAACGATACGATCTACGTCGAATGTTGGAATCGATTGTCGCACTACCCGCTGGTTCCGATTCCGGGCGGTGGGCTGGCCGGCGGTCCAGCCGGGTGTGCCTCCGACTGTCTGTTCAACTATTTGGAGCTGTTCGACCGCAGCGATTCCAGCGGCACAAAGTTGATTGATTTCTACGCCCTGAACGAGCACGTCAGAGAGATCTCCGAACCGGGCCGCTACCCGTTGATGTACCTGGCGCTGCGTTATTGTGTGGCGGAGGCCAACCAGCGAGCGACCATTTTTAGCGAAATTCAACAACAGAGCCCACCGGTCGTTCCCGGGCTGGACAATTGTAATCCCATTTCGGGCTTCACCATGTCCTGTTTGCATTCGTACGCCATCAGG TTCTGTCCGGATTGGACCCCCAACGAGGAGGAGGGCTGCGATGAGCTGTTGGACTTTTACAACCAGTGTCCGTTGAATCCATATTAG